In Candidatus Cloacimonadota bacterium, one DNA window encodes the following:
- a CDS encoding NADH-quinone oxidoreductase subunit H yields the protein MINALCVIFLPLLFMGLISKVKAIMVGRKGKPILQSSWDFWKLLRKDEIYSNHATQISRFAPLLALAVTFVAAMFVPFLSNNTLLSFRGDYILIVYLLSLAKGIMALAAMDSGSSFQGMGTSRELSFTAFLEPAFFLVVAALIFSSGAGSTAESFAQQSIFHSSIWATLAAASLAIALFIMLLVESSRVPFDDPATHLELTMIHEVMILDFSGFNLAVIHYTAALKMFIYASLISRLILPPQIAVWWYLALMLAIYVLVGVLESLMARFRMNRNLELVLLPLCIALLSLAMRLARYMGAW from the coding sequence ATGATCAACGCTCTCTGTGTAATCTTCCTTCCCTTGCTGTTTATGGGTCTGATTTCTAAAGTGAAAGCAATAATGGTTGGCCGTAAAGGCAAACCAATATTGCAAAGTAGCTGGGATTTTTGGAAACTGCTGCGAAAAGACGAAATCTATAGTAATCATGCCACACAAATCAGCAGATTTGCTCCGCTATTGGCTCTGGCCGTCACATTCGTAGCAGCTATGTTTGTTCCTTTTCTCTCAAACAACACTCTCCTCAGTTTCCGGGGTGACTATATCTTGATTGTTTACTTGCTGAGCCTTGCCAAAGGAATTATGGCGCTAGCAGCGATGGATAGCGGGAGTAGTTTTCAGGGAATGGGAACTAGCCGTGAGCTTAGTTTTACAGCGTTTCTTGAGCCTGCTTTCTTTCTGGTCGTTGCCGCTCTCATCTTTAGCTCAGGTGCTGGTAGCACTGCAGAGTCCTTTGCTCAGCAAAGCATCTTCCATTCTAGTATTTGGGCTACACTTGCAGCAGCATCTCTGGCAATTGCCTTGTTTATCATGCTATTGGTGGAAAGCTCCAGAGTCCCCTTTGACGACCCTGCCACTCATCTGGAACTCACCATGATTCATGAAGTAATGATCTTGGATTTCAGCGGTTTCAACCTAGCAGTGATTCACTATACAGCCGCCCTGAAGATGTTCATCTATGCGTCTCTCATCAGTCGTTTGATTCTGCCGCCACAAATCGCTGTATGGTGGTATCTTGCGCTAATGCTGGCCATATACGTGCTTGTAGGAGTATTGGAATCTTTGATGGCTCGTTTTAGGATGAACCGTAATCTGGAACTGGTTTTATTACCTTTATGCATTGCTTTGCTTAGCCTGGCTATGCGTCTGGCAAGATATATGGGAGCCTGGTGA